One region of Acidimicrobiia bacterium genomic DNA includes:
- a CDS encoding UDP-N-acetylglucosamine--N-acetylmuramyl-(pentapeptide) pyrophosphoryl-undecaprenol N-acetylglucosamine transferase — MSYGIAAAGTGGHVFPGLAIAEALERTGVGREEIVFFGGARFEAKAVPDAGYDFVQVELRGLKRSFSSANLGIPVLVHRAATTIAEELRQRSVKVVIATGGYVTVPAGWAARRASVPFFVQEQNAHAGLANRLMSRWAVDAFTSFPITEGLPNGVYTGNPLRSEFVEFDRTRLRPLALERYGLNSDTPVLGVVGGSLGAGVLNEAVQSLVRAWSGPDIQILHLTGTLHGDTVSAQPNPFEIPWKVVPFEPSMGFFFAASDLLLARAGGMVAEITATGTPAILVPGDFGSKGHQLATARFVEEAGGAIVASEDELNDIAERIVEIIGDTERITEMAERSKELGRPHAADDIAKRLVAAHD; from the coding sequence ATGAGTTATGGCATCGCAGCGGCAGGGACGGGTGGCCATGTCTTTCCAGGACTGGCGATAGCCGAAGCGCTGGAGCGCACCGGTGTCGGACGGGAAGAGATCGTCTTCTTCGGTGGCGCACGGTTCGAGGCCAAGGCCGTGCCTGACGCGGGCTACGACTTCGTGCAGGTCGAGCTTCGAGGGCTCAAACGATCCTTTAGTTCTGCCAACCTGGGAATTCCGGTCCTCGTACACCGAGCTGCGACGACGATCGCCGAAGAGCTTCGTCAGCGATCGGTCAAGGTGGTGATCGCGACAGGAGGCTATGTAACGGTTCCGGCCGGCTGGGCGGCGCGCCGGGCATCGGTTCCCTTCTTCGTCCAAGAGCAGAACGCCCACGCCGGCCTGGCAAATCGGCTAATGAGCCGGTGGGCGGTTGACGCTTTCACTTCTTTCCCAATCACCGAGGGACTTCCCAACGGGGTATACACCGGTAATCCGCTCCGATCCGAGTTCGTTGAATTCGACCGCACCCGGCTGCGACCCCTGGCGCTCGAACGCTACGGGCTCAACTCCGATACACCTGTCCTTGGCGTGGTGGGAGGCAGCCTCGGAGCCGGGGTCCTCAATGAGGCCGTACAATCGCTAGTACGAGCCTGGAGCGGTCCAGACATTCAAATCCTTCATCTCACGGGAACCCTGCACGGTGACACCGTGTCGGCCCAGCCCAATCCCTTCGAAATACCGTGGAAGGTCGTACCATTCGAGCCATCTATGGGCTTTTTCTTCGCGGCATCCGATCTTCTACTGGCGAGAGCAGGCGGCATGGTTGCCGAGATAACGGCCACCGGGACGCCCGCCATCCTGGTGCCAGGGGACTTCGGAAGCAAGGGGCACCAACTCGCCACTGCTCGATTTGTCGAAGAAGCGGGAGGGGCGATCGTGGCGAGTGAAGACGAGCTCAATGATATAGCAGAGCGGATTGTCGAAATCATCGGTGACACCGAGCGGATTACTGAAATGGCAGAGCGGTCAAAAGAGCTCGGACGCCCGCATGCGGCTGACGATATCGCCAAACGGTTGGTGGCCGCCCATGATTGA
- the ftsW gene encoding putative lipid II flippase FtsW — translation MTAAVTSIAKVRQSARKRADATLANHRVSVFIVVIVGLLVVIGLGATLSASSVIALDTDLERIYFFKRQAGWVAIGIVVMVTAAKTPYQWYARFAPWIYLVSVAGLIAVLFLGQKVGGATRWIEIGPIGFQPSELSKFGLPVMLASVFTKKRKLLGEFGHFIVPVAVTIGLTGTLLVFEPDFGTALVVSVAGMAIIVASVTPLRFVTFTGAIGVAGATLLAVSQPYRLERVTSFLAADPDVLGSGWQLNQSLNALGTGGVFGIGLGQSRARWLYLPNAHTDFIFAIIGEEMGFAGAIFVLGMLACLTLLGAVTALRARDSFGRLLAIGITAWICAQAVVNIGGVVGALPISGIALPFVSYGGTAIVMAMASAGVLINIAGQGRAGGMHAKR, via the coding sequence ATGACTGCAGCCGTAACGTCCATTGCCAAGGTCCGCCAATCGGCCCGAAAGCGAGCCGACGCCACCCTCGCCAACCATCGGGTTTCCGTCTTCATCGTGGTCATCGTCGGGTTGTTGGTAGTCATTGGCCTCGGCGCGACCCTATCTGCATCGTCGGTGATAGCCCTCGACACCGACCTTGAGCGGATCTACTTCTTCAAGCGTCAGGCAGGATGGGTGGCGATTGGAATAGTTGTCATGGTGACTGCTGCCAAGACGCCATACCAGTGGTACGCCAGGTTCGCCCCGTGGATCTATCTGGTATCGGTCGCCGGCCTGATAGCAGTGCTGTTTCTCGGTCAGAAAGTGGGGGGCGCCACGCGATGGATCGAAATAGGACCGATCGGCTTCCAGCCCTCTGAGCTGTCCAAATTCGGTCTGCCGGTCATGCTTGCTTCGGTCTTCACAAAGAAGCGGAAGCTCCTCGGTGAGTTCGGCCACTTCATCGTGCCGGTGGCGGTGACGATCGGGCTCACTGGTACCTTGCTGGTCTTTGAACCAGATTTTGGTACGGCCCTTGTGGTCTCGGTTGCCGGCATGGCGATCATCGTCGCCTCTGTCACGCCGCTGCGTTTCGTCACCTTCACCGGGGCCATCGGCGTGGCCGGAGCCACTCTTCTTGCGGTGAGCCAGCCGTATCGCCTTGAGAGGGTTACGTCCTTTCTTGCGGCCGATCCCGATGTCCTCGGGTCAGGGTGGCAGCTCAATCAGAGCCTGAACGCACTCGGAACGGGAGGAGTGTTCGGGATCGGACTCGGGCAAAGCCGGGCGCGGTGGTTGTACCTTCCCAATGCCCACACGGATTTCATCTTTGCCATCATTGGAGAGGAGATGGGTTTTGCAGGGGCAATTTTTGTGCTCGGGATGCTGGCGTGTCTCACCCTGTTGGGAGCCGTGACCGCCCTCCGGGCCCGCGATAGCTTCGGCCGCCTGCTGGCGATCGGCATCACCGCCTGGATCTGTGCTCAGGCCGTTGTCAATATCGGCGGGGTGGTTGGTGCCCTCCCGATTTCTGGAATCGCTCTTCCGTTCGTCTCATACGGTGGCACCGCCATCGTGATGGCCATGGCAAGTGCCGGCGTTCTCATCAATATTGCCGGTCAAGGTCGGGCTGGCGGGATGCACGCCAAACGATGA
- the murD gene encoding UDP-N-acetylmuramoyl-L-alanine--D-glutamate ligase, which yields MRLLILGGGVSGRSAAGLGRRLGYDVEIFETDGENAQLLRADGFRVVSDSWAASMLDGVDVVVTSPGLAESSDPIVETLSAGVPIISEIEWASRVLRAPYAAVTGTNGKTTVTALTAEILAASGLNVVAAGNIGLGLSDVADQDWDRVVIEVSSFQLRFIDTFRPAVAVLLNVADDHLDWHGSYEAYASAKARIFENAGAEDVLIFDVDDAGATQLAAGAKGRVIPISGKSAPAGGYGVRDGVLTTIGSSIPLTALRVKDVAYLLDMTAAAVAAENLGALPEAVRDVLMTFQPGHHRRTRIGVWNEVSWINDSKATNPHAAVAACEAYQSVILIAGGRNKGLDLAPMTQVPSIKYLIALGEAAPQLLSHWTGDGVLVGSLDEAVAAAAAVAEPGDTVLLAPGCASFDMFTSYEARGEAFEAAVKSFQGEAA from the coding sequence ATGAGATTGTTGATCCTGGGTGGGGGAGTCTCCGGACGATCCGCCGCCGGTCTGGGCCGACGCCTGGGGTATGACGTTGAAATCTTTGAGACAGATGGCGAAAACGCTCAACTGCTGCGCGCCGACGGATTCAGAGTCGTCTCCGATTCCTGGGCGGCCTCAATGCTCGACGGAGTCGATGTGGTTGTGACGTCTCCCGGGCTGGCGGAATCGTCGGATCCGATTGTCGAAACGCTTTCGGCAGGGGTACCCATCATCAGTGAAATCGAGTGGGCATCGCGGGTACTGCGGGCCCCGTACGCGGCGGTTACGGGAACGAATGGGAAGACCACCGTTACCGCGCTCACCGCCGAGATCCTGGCGGCGTCCGGACTCAACGTGGTAGCTGCCGGCAACATTGGGCTCGGCTTGTCCGATGTCGCCGACCAGGATTGGGATCGCGTCGTGATCGAAGTCTCCAGTTTCCAACTTCGATTCATAGACACCTTCCGGCCAGCAGTCGCAGTGTTACTCAACGTCGCCGACGATCATCTCGACTGGCACGGATCGTACGAAGCGTACGCCTCCGCCAAGGCCCGGATCTTTGAGAACGCCGGGGCAGAGGATGTGCTCATATTCGACGTCGATGATGCTGGAGCGACGCAACTGGCAGCCGGGGCGAAGGGACGGGTTATCCCTATCAGTGGCAAAAGCGCTCCCGCGGGTGGATACGGGGTTCGCGATGGCGTGCTCACAACCATCGGAAGTTCGATCCCGCTCACGGCACTCCGGGTAAAAGACGTTGCCTATCTCCTTGACATGACGGCTGCCGCCGTAGCCGCCGAGAATCTCGGCGCATTGCCAGAGGCGGTTCGAGACGTACTGATGACCTTCCAACCGGGTCATCATCGTCGGACCCGGATCGGGGTATGGAACGAGGTGTCCTGGATCAATGACTCGAAAGCGACCAATCCGCACGCCGCGGTGGCCGCATGCGAAGCGTATCAATCGGTCATCCTGATAGCCGGCGGCCGAAACAAAGGGCTGGATCTGGCGCCGATGACGCAAGTGCCGTCTATCAAATACCTCATCGCTCTGGGAGAGGCAGCTCCTCAGTTGCTTTCCCACTGGACGGGCGATGGGGTCCTCGTCGGCTCTCTCGACGAGGCCGTAGCGGCGGCCGCGGCGGTCGCTGAGCCAGGCGACACGGTGCTTTTGGCACCCGGCTGTGCAAGTTTCGACATGTTCACCTCATATGAAGCCCGTGGAGAGGCCTTCGAGGCCGCCGTCAAATCGTTTCAGGGAGAAGCCGCATGA
- a CDS encoding phospho-N-acetylmuramoyl-pentapeptide-transferase — translation MITMFVAAALGFFVALFATSPAIRILRARNIGQFIQEEVEGHSHKHGTPTMGGLVIIAAVVVGYVGSHWSLAPGSAGGGLEFGGFTVGGGLVMLAFLGMGIIGFLDDFQKVSKERNLGLSSSGKFAGQLAIAAIFVFVLTRTDFSLEISFTRSLDWSIPVWAFVLWALFMLTATANAVNITDGLDGLASGSSALVFGAYMVMSFWIFRNPEFYGRFIAQDLSALDLARFAAALSGATLGFLWWNAAPARIFMGDVGSQSLGGAMAALALLTNTHLLLPILGGLFVMETLSVILQVASFKSTGKRIFRMAPIHHHFEMLGWPETTIIIRFWIIGALCVAAGLGIFYGDFVTSGGIP, via the coding sequence ATGATCACCATGTTTGTGGCGGCAGCTCTCGGGTTCTTCGTGGCTCTGTTTGCCACCAGTCCGGCGATCCGGATCCTGCGTGCCCGGAACATTGGTCAGTTCATTCAGGAAGAAGTAGAGGGCCATAGCCACAAACACGGGACACCGACCATGGGTGGGCTCGTGATCATCGCGGCCGTTGTGGTGGGCTATGTCGGGTCTCATTGGTCGCTCGCTCCGGGGAGTGCCGGAGGCGGCCTTGAGTTTGGTGGGTTCACCGTGGGAGGTGGTCTTGTGATGCTGGCCTTCCTCGGGATGGGCATCATCGGATTTCTGGACGACTTCCAGAAGGTATCGAAGGAACGGAACCTGGGGCTCTCGTCCTCTGGCAAGTTTGCCGGGCAGTTGGCGATTGCGGCCATTTTCGTGTTTGTACTCACCCGTACGGATTTCTCGTTGGAGATTTCGTTTACGCGCTCGCTCGACTGGTCCATTCCGGTGTGGGCGTTTGTCCTCTGGGCACTGTTTATGCTCACTGCCACAGCCAACGCCGTCAACATCACGGACGGCCTCGACGGGCTCGCATCAGGCTCCAGTGCCCTGGTATTCGGTGCCTATATGGTGATGTCGTTCTGGATCTTTCGAAATCCCGAGTTCTATGGACGTTTCATCGCGCAAGACCTCTCGGCGCTCGATCTGGCCCGTTTTGCGGCCGCATTGTCAGGAGCGACTCTCGGGTTCTTGTGGTGGAACGCGGCTCCGGCGAGGATCTTCATGGGCGACGTTGGTTCACAATCCCTCGGTGGAGCCATGGCAGCTCTGGCTCTCCTAACGAACACGCACCTTCTGTTACCGATCCTCGGCGGCCTGTTCGTCATGGAAACGCTGAGTGTCATTTTGCAGGTCGCGTCCTTCAAGAGCACCGGAAAACGGATCTTTCGAATGGCGCCGATCCACCATCACTTCGAGATGCTCGGATGGCCGGAAACGACGATCATCATCCGATTCTGGATTATCGGGGCCCTATGCGTAGCGGCCGGTCTTGGCATCTTCTATGGCGACTTTGTGACTTCAGGTGGTATCCCATGA
- a CDS encoding UDP-N-acetylmuramoyl-L-alanyl-D-glutamate--2,6-diaminopimelate ligase — protein MLRLDELAAAVEGSKVIGTGNPVIVDATHDSRTVKPGSLYIAIRGSAADGHDFIPQAISRGAAAVCVDHRVESGIPQLQVPSTRAVLGRLSAAVWGHPSRNFRLVGVTGTNGKTTVTHMIEAITTAAGQRTGLIGTIGARVIGGPTHEAIKIPLERTTPEATDLQRLFAEMALAGVDVVVMEVSSHALSLGRVAGTEFAIGAFTNLSQDHLDFHQTMEDYFAAKATLFDSVPVAVIQADNPWGRRLIERLPDSTTVVPVGEGGEVTATGVTLHVDHSTFTLNLDSGSLPVRLPIAGRFNIDNALVAAGCARQLGISLDVIVSGLSALLPVPGRFEHVQSESGLDVVVDYAHTPDGVENAVAAGRAMTAGRLIVVVGAGGDRDQGKRPHMGAAAAAADWVFVTSDNPRSERPDDIIAQVMAGIDETSRVTVEPDRRRAILAAVGQARPGDLVMILGKGHEQGQDIGGVIYPFDDRAVAREAMGVAR, from the coding sequence ATGCTTAGGCTCGACGAACTGGCAGCGGCTGTGGAGGGCTCCAAGGTCATCGGGACCGGCAACCCGGTCATCGTCGATGCGACTCACGACAGCAGAACTGTCAAGCCCGGCAGCCTCTACATCGCCATCCGTGGGTCTGCCGCGGATGGCCATGACTTCATACCCCAGGCCATCTCCAGAGGAGCCGCGGCGGTCTGTGTCGACCACCGTGTCGAATCCGGTATTCCTCAGCTCCAGGTGCCATCTACGAGGGCTGTCCTGGGCCGGCTCTCGGCAGCCGTTTGGGGGCACCCGTCCAGAAACTTCAGATTGGTCGGCGTCACGGGTACGAACGGCAAGACGACCGTTACCCACATGATCGAGGCCATCACCACCGCGGCCGGGCAAAGAACGGGACTCATCGGGACCATCGGAGCGAGAGTAATCGGAGGGCCAACCCACGAAGCCATAAAGATCCCGCTTGAGAGGACCACTCCCGAGGCTACCGATCTCCAAAGACTATTTGCAGAGATGGCGCTCGCCGGTGTGGACGTCGTTGTCATGGAGGTGTCATCCCATGCGCTGAGTCTCGGCCGGGTGGCAGGAACTGAATTCGCCATCGGAGCGTTCACCAACCTGTCACAAGATCATCTTGATTTCCATCAAACGATGGAGGACTACTTCGCGGCGAAAGCAACACTGTTCGATAGCGTGCCCGTGGCGGTTATCCAGGCCGACAATCCCTGGGGGAGGCGTCTCATTGAACGCCTCCCGGATTCCACGACTGTCGTTCCCGTCGGAGAGGGGGGCGAGGTGACAGCCACGGGAGTCACCTTGCACGTTGATCACTCGACCTTCACTCTCAACCTTGACTCCGGGAGCCTCCCGGTCCGGCTTCCGATCGCCGGCCGGTTCAATATCGACAACGCGCTGGTGGCGGCCGGGTGCGCCCGTCAGCTGGGGATTTCCCTCGACGTCATCGTCAGCGGCTTGTCCGCCTTGTTACCCGTTCCGGGCAGGTTTGAGCATGTCCAATCTGAATCCGGTCTCGATGTTGTGGTCGACTACGCCCATACCCCCGACGGTGTCGAAAACGCGGTCGCGGCGGGTCGAGCAATGACGGCCGGGCGGTTGATCGTCGTCGTTGGTGCTGGAGGAGATCGCGATCAGGGCAAGCGGCCCCACATGGGTGCGGCCGCCGCAGCAGCGGACTGGGTTTTCGTCACATCGGACAACCCGCGCTCGGAGCGTCCGGATGACATCATTGCTCAGGTGATGGCAGGCATTGATGAAACCTCCCGTGTCACAGTTGAGCCCGATCGGCGTCGAGCCATCTTGGCCGCGGTCGGACAGGCTCGCCCCGGCGATCTTGTCATGATCCTCGGTAAAGGTCACGAGCAGGGGCAAGACATTGGGGGCGTGATCTACCCATTTGATGATCGTGCGGTCGCTCGAGAAGCGATGGGAGTTGCCCGATGA